The window CACGACCTTGCCAAGGTCGGGGTCGCGGGTTCAAGTCCCGTCTCCCGCTCCAAAACCCCGGGCTTTTGGCCCGGGGTTTTTTATTGCACGCTCTCGTCGGAAAGCCAGTCCGCCCAGGTTTCCAGATGGGCCACGTCGGATACGGTGAGCACCTCCCGGTTGGGAAGCTGGATGCGGGTGATGGAGGTGTTGGGGATGTGCACCCGGCGCCAGGCGTGGCCCTCCAGGTCTAGGGCCAGTTTGAGCGCCGCTCGGATCACGCCCCCGTGCGTCACCAGGAGGTGGCGGCCGGGAGGGAGGCTTTCCCAAAAGGAGAGGAGGCGCTGGGCGAGGTCCGCCATGCTCTCTCCCCCGGGACGGGGGGTGTGCCAGGGGTCCTCCTGTGCTTTTCGCATGAAATCGGGGAAACGGGCTTCGGCTTCTTCCCGACCGAGGCCAGCGAGCTCCCCCACGTCAATCTCCCGAAGGAGGGGGGTGGTCTTTAAGGGGAGGCCCAGGACCGCCGCCAAGGGCTCGGCGGTTTCCCTGGCCCGGCGCAGGTCGGAGGAGAATAGCCCGTCAAAGGGAAGGCGGCTTCGGGCCAGGCGCTGGGCCAGGCGGAAGGCCTGGCCGATCCCCACGGGGGAGAGGGGGACGTCCAGGTGGCCTTGGAACCGCTTCTTGACGTTCCACTCCGTTTCGCCGTGGCGGATGAGCCAAAGCTCCTTCATAAGAGGCGCACTCCGCTCCCGCGAACCACCCGGCCCACCCGGTAGCCCTCCACCAGGGCGAGGGCTTTCGCCGCCTCGCTTTCGGGGAGGATGAGGATGAGCCCAAGGCCCATGTTGAAGACCCGGTACATCTCCTCCTCGGGGATCTCCCCCAGGCGTTGCAGGTAGGGGAAGATGGGGGGGATGGGCCAGGTGCCCTTTTGGACCTCCGCCCCCAGGCCTTCGGGAAGGGCGCGGGGGAGGTTCTCGGGAAGCCCGCCGCCCGTGATGTGGGCGATGGCGTGGAGCTCTACCCCCGCTTCCTTCAGGCGCAAGAACTCTTCCAGGTAGGCCCGGTGGGGGCGGAGGAGGGCTTCTTTGAGGCTTTCCCCGAGTTCCGGCACGGGAGCGAAGAGGTCCTGCCCAGCCACTACCTTGCGGATGAGGGAGTAGCCGTTGGTGTGGGGGCCGGTGGAGGGGAGGGCGAGGAGGACGTCCCCTTCCCGCACCCGTTCGGGGCCTAGGATCTCGGAGCGCTCCACCACCCCCACCAGGGTGCCCGCCACGTCCCAGGCCCCTTCCCGGTAGACCCCGGGCATCTCCGCCGTTTCCCCGCCCAAGAGGGGGATGGAGAGGGCCCGGCAGGCCTGGGCCAAGGAGGTGAGAAGGGCGGCGAGGACGGGCTCTTCCAGGCGGCTTGCCGCCAGGTAGTCCAGGAAAAAGAGGGGCCTAGCCCCTTGGCAGAGGAGGTCGTTCACCGAGTGGTTCACCAGGTCAAAGCCGATCCCCGAAACGTCCCCGGCCTCGAGGGCGAGGAGGGTCTTGGTGCCCACCCCGTCTGTGGTGGCCACCAGGACGGGGTGCTCCATCCCCTTTAGGGCCCTGGCGTCAAAGAGCCCGCCAAAGGCCCCTAGGCCTCTAAGGACTTCCTCCGTGTAGGTGGCGGCGATGGCGGCCTTGGCCCGCCTGAGGGCCTCGGCCTTGGCCTCTATGTGGACCCCGGCCTCCTCGTAGCGCATCGGCCCTATCCTACCCCAAGGGCCTCCTGGAGGAGGCGGCGCACCAGGTCGGGCCGGGCCTGGCCCTTGGTCCTCCGCATCACCTGGCCCACCAGGGCGTCCAAGGCCTTGAGCTTGCCTTGGCGCACGCTTTCCGCCGCCTCGGGCATGGCGGCGATCACCTCGGCCACCACCCCCTTTAGGGCGGCCTCGTCCGCTACCACCCTTAGCCCCCGTTCCCGCACCAGGGCCTCGGGGTCTTGGCCTTCCAGGACCTCGGGAAGGAGCGCCTTGGCCACCCGGCTCGTGATCTCTCCCCGTTCGAAAAGGGCCACCAGGCGGGAAAGGCCCTCGGGGGTGAGGCGGGTTTCCTCCAGGGTGAAGCCCTGTTCGTTGAGGAGGCCCGCCACGTCGGCCAAAAGCCAGTTGGCAAGGGCCTGGGGGGAGGCTTCCCCTAGGGCCAGGGCCCGGTCCAGGAAGCGGGCGAGGGAGGGGGTGTAGGCCAGGACCTCGGCGTCCTTTTCCTTGATGCCCAGGGAGCGGTAGCGGGCTTCCTTTTCCCAAGGGAGCTCGGGAAG is drawn from Thermus hydrothermalis and contains these coding sequences:
- the purM gene encoding phosphoribosylformylglycinamidine cyclo-ligase; amino-acid sequence: MRYEEAGVHIEAKAEALRRAKAAIAATYTEEVLRGLGAFGGLFDARALKGMEHPVLVATTDGVGTKTLLALEAGDVSGIGFDLVNHSVNDLLCQGARPLFFLDYLAASRLEEPVLAALLTSLAQACRALSIPLLGGETAEMPGVYREGAWDVAGTLVGVVERSEILGPERVREGDVLLALPSTGPHTNGYSLIRKVVAGQDLFAPVPELGESLKEALLRPHRAYLEEFLRLKEAGVELHAIAHITGGGLPENLPRALPEGLGAEVQKGTWPIPPIFPYLQRLGEIPEEEMYRVFNMGLGLILILPESEAAKALALVEGYRVGRVVRGSGVRLL
- a CDS encoding histidine phosphatase family protein, which gives rise to MKELWLIRHGETEWNVKKRFQGHLDVPLSPVGIGQAFRLAQRLARSRLPFDGLFSSDLRRARETAEPLAAVLGLPLKTTPLLREIDVGELAGLGREEAEARFPDFMRKAQEDPWHTPRPGGESMADLAQRLLSFWESLPPGRHLLVTHGGVIRAALKLALDLEGHAWRRVHIPNTSITRIQLPNREVLTVSDVAHLETWADWLSDESVQ